From the Neobacillus sp. PS3-34 genome, the window TCCACTTCCATCCCCTGGCCATAGAGGATTGCATACATACCTTGCAAAGGCCAAAGCTGGATTATTACGAGGACCATACTTTCTTTGTTACACAGGCACTTAATTCATCGACGATGACACGGGATGAAGTCGATATTTTTTTGGGAGAAAATTTTATCGTGACCTTCCATCATAATCCTTGTCCTGAAATTGAAGAGGTATATCAGCGGTTTACCCAGACAAAAAATATTGAATATTGGAATCCATCGCTCGTTTTCTATCACATTTTAGACAAAATGGTCGATAATTACTTCCCTCCCGTCTACCAAATTGAAGAAACTTTAAATGAAATAGATGAAAACTCTAAAGGCCGTACAATGGAGGAACTGCTGGAGGATTTATTTGATACAAGGCATGACCTATTATCACTAAGGCATACCATTTCGCCAATGCGAGATTTAGTTTACCGTATTATCAATTCACAGCGGCTGCCCGGAATCTTCGAACGGAAGGAGTATTTCTCGGATATCCACGACCATTTGCTCAAGCTGACGGAAATGATCGAGGCGAACCGGGAGCTGACTACCGACATCCGTGACAGCTATATTTCACTTAACTCCCATGAAACCAATCATGTCATGAAGGTTATGACCCTTTTTACAACCATCTTCATGCCGCTCACCTTCATCGCCGGAATCTACGGCATGAACTTTAGGTATATGCCTGAATTAGGTTGGAAATACGGTTATTTTGGTGCACTTTTCCTTATGTTTGTTATCGGGACAGGCATGTGGCTCTGGTTTAGGAAAAAAGGATGGTTTAAATAAGAAAAGCGAAAGCGCCTTGCACAGGGGCGACACGCATAAGACGAGCCGACGGGGAGGTTGTTCTTTAACCTCCATGACGGATTGGCTTATGACCTCGAGCCCCTAGGCGCTGAACCTAGACAAATTGAAAAGTGCAAATGCTAAAAACCTTATCTTTAAGATAAGGTTTTTTTGCGTGGAGTAAATTTCATCACTCGGTTGAAGTGCATTAAAAAAGGGTATGTTGTTTCTATGAGCTTTTTAATGAAAGGAAGCATCCCGATGCAGCGGATTGAAATAAGAGAAAAAAAGACGTCTACAGCCATCTTCCAATTTATTTTTCCGTTTTCGGTTAAAGCAGAAACGGAGACTGAAATGATTTCGTTTCTTAAAAACCAAGGTTTTGAGCGTTTTCGGCTTGACCATATGGAAAGCGAGAAAAAGTATTATGGAGATTTTCACGTCTCCCATCGGAATATGGAGGCATACTATCTGCCATTTACAAATAAAATTCTATTCCCCCATACCGAATCACAAAAAGGGTTTCAGAGGTATTCTAAGGCAGTCAATTTAGTGGGACAGCTGCGAACAAAAAAGGTGACCATTCCTTTTAAAATTCATTCTATTGATATTATTGTAGGTCCATATCAGCTTGGCTTTTTAACGATACGGACGGAGGTAGCTAAAACAGAGGACATTCCTCTTTCATATGCAATCGAATTTGCGGCACGTTTTAGGGTGCTTGAGCCAAGGACAACCAGAGATCATGAAACAGTAATCGACTTTGAGGGCAATCATTACAACCAGGTAGAGAATTTTATTTTCGAAAAATTATATCCCGGACTGCCCGATTTTTTTGAACGGGAAAGCATAAAGGGTGCCTACTTTGAAACCTTCCCATTTTTCGAGGATGAACGGATGTATGTCCAATCTTTAATCTGTCTCAACGAAAATGAAAAAGTGGATAAAGTGGACGTTTATCGTTCAGCTGACCTGAACGGCCTAGACAAGGAAGGCCAACCTTTTGTTACTTCAAATAATCTCGCCTATATCCAACGATATTTAAAACTTAATGGCTATGACCGCTGGGCACCAACAACCTATTACTTAATGGATGAGCATTCCTTTGCCTGTGTCACGAATGAGGCCGATGTGCTTACCGAACTCGCTTCCCAGATTTACGGTGAGTTTTACTATGGTCTTGTGCTGAACTTGTTCCATAAAATCGTGCTCTTAAAAATGGCAAATGACTATTCCGAGATAGAAATTGAACGGGATACTGAAAAAATAGAAGAGCTGATTCACTCTATTAATTCCTTTACTGCAAATTTCTTTTTCCTGGAACTAGCGACCCAATCTCAGGGGCGGGATATTTTTGTCCACCTGAGAAAAGTTTTTCAAATAGATGCCCTCTATGAGGATGCGCGGCAAACACTGAACAGCCTGTACCGCTACCAGGAACAAATCTCCTCCAAGCAAAATAGTGTCCTACTGTTAATTTTGACCCTTTATACGGTTGTTAGCGGGATTTTCGGGATGAATCAAGTAATTGATGATCTAAAAGAAAATATTAAATGGGGACGGATGATGCATTATAGTTTTTTTGAATATATTGCTCTTGTTACCACTTTTAGCGGCCGTCCTGATTACTGCCTACCTTGGCATTCATAATCTGATAAAGTGGAAGCGAGACCGCCGGAAAAGAAAACAATGGACCGCCCAGACGGTACTGGACACTAACAAAAAATAAAATCAGCTCCTATTGTGGGCTGATTTTTTCTTTTCTATTGACATATGCCATAAAAAAGAGCCATCTAATAGACAGCTCCAAAAGTTAACAATTCTTATTCCCAATTTTTATAATCAAGCGTACCGCCAGTCAGATCGATCGTGTTACGTTCCCCTTTGTAAAAGGTTTTGCCTGCCTTTTCAATAATAAACTTTTCATAGGTAAATACTTCTCTGCCATTCGGCAGGTGTACTACAACTTTTCGTCCCAAGTCCTCTTTGGGCGCATCTATGCGGATTGTACTTTGTGAATATCTATTCAGCCATACAAATCCTCCAATTAAAATAGCACAGGACAGGATGAAAAAAAACAAACCCTTCAAATGAAATTGCTTCGGCCTGTCATGGTATAATTCGAGTCTGGTCATGTTTCTCCCCCTTTTTCCTTGTATCCCGCAGTTTTTGAAAATTTTCAATAGAAATAAATGCTGCTAGTCTTAAAAGTTTTATGCTTACTTATTGTCATTATTACCCGGGCGTGCCAATTCTTAATCTTATTTTCAAAATATTTTTCCACAATCATCAAAATATGCCAGTTGCACAAAAAGTTGCTTGTTTTAAGCATCTTTTTTTCATAAAAATTGGCAAACTATTATTACAAATCCGTTATAATATAAAAATAAGCACAGAATATTTTTTCAAAAGGAGAATCGAAAGTGGCGAATTTACATATTGAAGATACTTTTAAGCTTCTAAAGGAACTGGTTTCCATACCAAGTCCCTCAGGAAATACGAATGAGGTTATCCAGTTTGTGGAGGAATTCCTTAGTGAATTGAACATTGAAACGACAAGGAACCGAAAAGGCGGGCTGATTGCCACCCTTCCTGGTAAGGATAACAGCAGGCATAGAATGCTTACCGCGCATGTTGACACCCTTGGAGCGATGGTGAAGGAAATCAAGCCAAGCGGCAGGCTAAAAATCGATTTAATCGGTGGGTTTCAGTACAATTCGATCGAAGGTGAGTATTGCCAGATTGAAACGAGTTCAGGAAAAAAATATACTGGAACGATTTTGATGCACCAAACCTCTGTGCATGTTTATAAAGATGCTGGGAAAGCAGAACGAAACCAGGCAAATATGGAAATTCGTCTCGATGAAAAAGTTCATAATGCGGAGGATGTAAGGGCTCTTGGAATTGAAGTCGGCGACTTTGTTTCCTTTGACCCGCGCGTCGAAATTACGCCAAGCGGATTTATCAAATCGCGCCATCTCGATGATAAAGCGAGCGTAGCCATCCTTCTTCAATTAATAAAACAAGTGAAAGAGGAAAAAATTGAACTTCCTTACACAACGCACTTTCTGATTTCGAATAATGAGGAAATCGGCTATGGCGGAAATTCCAATATTTCTCCTGAAACTGTTGAATATTTGGCAGTCGATATGGGTGCCATGGGCGATGGACAGTCCACGGATGAATATACCGTTTCCATCTGTGTCAAGGATGCGAGCGGGCCATACAATTATGAATTCAGGAAAAAGCTTGTTCGTCTTGCAGAAGAAAACCAGGTTCAATATAAGCTGGATATTTATCCGTATTATGGATCCGATGCTTCTGCCGCCATCCGTTCCGGACATGATATTGTTCATGGTTTGATTGGCCCAGGTATCGATTCTTCCCATGCGTTTGAACGGACACATAAAACATCAATCGAAAATACCGCAAAACTTCTCTACCATTACTTGCAGTCTGAAATGATTTAATAAAAGCGGAAACCAGGCGAATGCCTGGTTTTTTTATCGACAACTTTTTTTAATGCGGATTTTTTTGTCGATGGATTCTCCATTTAATTTTGAAACAAATGCAACCTCCCCTGCGACTAAAAGAATGTAACTATACAAAAATATTTGGGGGTTTTAAAATGATTAGAGGCTTGCATTTGTCAAAGCGTATTATTTCAGCTCTCTCCCTTTTTGCTCTAGCAGTGGCTTTCTTGTTTTCCTCCTCTCTCCACAAGGCAGAGGCATCTGTATCATGGGGACAGGAAGTCACCGAGGTTGGAAAGCTCTATCTTGGAAATCCATATAAATGGGGTGGAACCTCGCAAAAGGGGTTTGATGCATCCGGATACACACAGTATATTTTCAAAACATCTGCTGCTAAAATGACACTCCCCCCATCCTCTAAAGAGCAATATAAATTAGGAAAAGCGGTCAAGCAAAAGGATTTAAAAGAGGGCGACCTCGTCTTCTTTAATATCGATGGCAAAGGAGTTTCCTTCGTTGGAATTTATTTAAACAGCAACCAATTCCTTGCGGTTACTGTCAATAAAGGAGTTTCCATCCAGTCCCTCTCATCCAAGTACTGGAAGGATCGCTATATCGGTGCTAAAAGAGTGTTAAAGGAATATTAAGCGTTGAGGCTCGCCAATCGGCGAGTTTTCTTTATTTTCCGTCATTTTAAACACTCCAAATACTAGACTTATTGGTAAAACAACCAATATCAATCTCTTAGTTTTTATATTATAATTCTCATAATAAGTTTCTTTTTACACTATTTAAATTTAATCTGTTTCTCATTTTTTTTTAATGTTTTCGGCGTAAAAAGGATTTATGATATGAAAGGTTGTTTGACATGGACTTTTACACATTAATTAAAGGCGGGTGGATAAAGCCATGCTGAGTAGGTTGAAAGCTTTTTTCCAAAATAATAAAACAAAGTGGGTTAGCCGCTTTTTATACTATTTACTAATTTTGCTATTATTATTTTTTATGTATGGATTTAATGATGCAAGTTCCGGGTCCTATATATATAATGATTTTTAA encodes:
- a CDS encoding M42 family metallopeptidase, yielding MANLHIEDTFKLLKELVSIPSPSGNTNEVIQFVEEFLSELNIETTRNRKGGLIATLPGKDNSRHRMLTAHVDTLGAMVKEIKPSGRLKIDLIGGFQYNSIEGEYCQIETSSGKKYTGTILMHQTSVHVYKDAGKAERNQANMEIRLDEKVHNAEDVRALGIEVGDFVSFDPRVEITPSGFIKSRHLDDKASVAILLQLIKQVKEEKIELPYTTHFLISNNEEIGYGGNSNISPETVEYLAVDMGAMGDGQSTDEYTVSICVKDASGPYNYEFRKKLVRLAEENQVQYKLDIYPYYGSDASAAIRSGHDIVHGLIGPGIDSSHAFERTHKTSIENTAKLLYHYLQSEMI
- the corA gene encoding magnesium/cobalt transporter CorA gives rise to the protein MIRTVTITQDFELIKDLAVPELTAGDSLWYWIDFHNSNTDEIELLREPLHFHPLAIEDCIHTLQRPKLDYYEDHTFFVTQALNSSTMTRDEVDIFLGENFIVTFHHNPCPEIEEVYQRFTQTKNIEYWNPSLVFYHILDKMVDNYFPPVYQIEETLNEIDENSKGRTMEELLEDLFDTRHDLLSLRHTISPMRDLVYRIINSQRLPGIFERKEYFSDIHDHLLKLTEMIEANRELTTDIRDSYISLNSHETNHVMKVMTLFTTIFMPLTFIAGIYGMNFRYMPELGWKYGYFGALFLMFVIGTGMWLWFRKKGWFK
- the dltX gene encoding teichoic acid D-Ala incorporation-associated protein DltX, with the translated sequence MLSRLKAFFQNNKTKWVSRFLYYLLILLLLFFMYGFNDASSGSYIYNDF
- a CDS encoding C40 family peptidase; amino-acid sequence: MIRGLHLSKRIISALSLFALAVAFLFSSSLHKAEASVSWGQEVTEVGKLYLGNPYKWGGTSQKGFDASGYTQYIFKTSAAKMTLPPSSKEQYKLGKAVKQKDLKEGDLVFFNIDGKGVSFVGIYLNSNQFLAVTVNKGVSIQSLSSKYWKDRYIGAKRVLKEY